A stretch of the Chanos chanos chromosome 1, fChaCha1.1, whole genome shotgun sequence genome encodes the following:
- the gpr65 gene encoding G protein-coupled receptor 65: MISNTTTLTFVSTADGSYEDCYVSDNPELNVFPYLYIAVICLGIPANLFSLFVSWQHIRQGNELGVYLFSLALSDLLFIMGLPAWVDFMFNDKWRFSGNACLLCVFILFTNFYTSVALLCCIALDRYLAVVHPLKFPSLRSLRTAVSITISAWVLTIAFILITVSRKEIYDEKYDICLDVFPLGKRRKQVFIARFFVGFFGPSVLVWFCSWRICVAVQNNQATRDLERRRVRRLMGAVLLTLWLCFGPIHITFLLRAVLEKCTPPYWLFCLYKVSKALSCLNCLVDPLLYCFITRAGRKNITQAFLLLQRKGRFGSNEEPRTSQNEQYCCSEVTVCRSQTDVC; this comes from the coding sequence ATGATTTCCAATACTACAACACTGACATTTGTTTCCACCGCTGATGGCTCATATGAAGATTGCTATGTTTCTGACAACCCAGAACTGAATGTGTTTCCTTACCTGTACATAGCTGTCATCTGTCTCGGCATCCCTGCcaacctcttctctctgtttgtgtcatgGCAGCACATCAGACAAGGAAATGAACTGGGTGTCTATTTGTTCAGCTTGGCTCTATCTGATTTGCTCTTCATCATGGGTCTGCCTGCTTGGGTAGACTTCATGTTCAATGATAAGTGGCGCTTCAGTGGAAATGCATGccttttgtgtgtctttatacTATTTACCAACTTCTACACCAGTGTAGCACTGCTGTGTTGCATTGCATTGGACCGTTATTTGGCTGTGGTCCATCCACTCAAGTTCCCCTCCCTCAGAAGTCTCCGTACTGCAGTCAGCATCACCATATCTGCATGGGTGCTAACCattgcattcattttaattactgTGTCCAGAAAAGAAATTTATGATGAGAAATATGACATTTGCTTGGATGTGTTTCCTCTGGGCAAAAGAAGAAAGCAGGTGTTCATAGCTCGATTTTTTGTGGGGTTCTTTGGGCCTTCAGTTCTGGTCTGGTTCTGCAGTTGGAGAATTTGCGTGGCGGTCCAGAACAACCAAGCCACAAGAGATTTAGAGCGCAGACGGGTGCGCAGGCTCATGGGTGCTGTCCTACTGACTCTCTGGCTCTGTTTTGGTCCCATCCACATCACATTCCTCTTGAGGGCAGTGCTGGAGAAATGCACTCCTCCATACTGGCTTTTTTGCCTTTACAAGGTTAGCAAAGCCTTGTCATGTCTCAACTGCTTGGTAGACCCACTCTTGTACTGCTTTATCACCAGAGCAGGCCGTAAAAACATCACTCAggccttcctcctcctccagagaaAAGGGAGGTTTGGAAGCAATGAGGAGCCACGAACCAGTCAGAACGAGCAGTATTGTTGCAGTGAAGTGACTGTGTGTAGATCTCAGACTGATGTTTGCTGA